A single window of Ananas comosus cultivar F153 linkage group 17, ASM154086v1, whole genome shotgun sequence DNA harbors:
- the LOC109722704 gene encoding glucan endo-1,3-beta-glucosidase 14 isoform X1, which translates to MAETRTILSLLLLHLLSLLLLFLSDPSSQSLALTVGINYGQIANNLPSPGRVSWFLQSLNVSRVKLYDADQNVLSAFLNTNVEFIVGIGNENVATMTDPSKAQAWVQQHVLPYLPHTRITCITVGNEVFTGNNTTLMANILPAMQSVYQVLVSLGLDKQVNVTTAHSLDILGNSYPPSASSFRQDLAVYIQPLLNFHSMAKSPFLINAYPYFAYKADPSSVSLEYVLFQPNPGVIDPNTKLNYDNMLYAQIDSVYSAIQAMGHTDIDVRISETGWPSRGDPDEVGATPEYAAIYNGNLLQRIAMNQGTPLKPSAPVDIFVFALFNEDLKPGPTSERNYGLFYPDGTPVYNIGLRGYLPPMSSSSKLMVNLSSLSNVYSCCRNLLITLSLAVPTPIWF; encoded by the exons ATGGCGGAGACGCGTACcattctctccctcctcctcctccatctcctctctcttttactcctcttcctctcag ATCCATCAAGCCAATCACTTGCACTCACGGTTGGGATCAACTATGGGCAAATTGCTAACAATCTCCCTTCCCCAGGCAGAGTATCCTGGTTCCTTCAATCCCTCAACGTCAGCAGAGTAAAGCTCTATGATGCTGACCAGAATGTCTTAAGTGCCTTCCTCAATACTAATGTTGAATTCATAGTTGGAATCGGCAATGAGAATGTAGCAACGATGACTGACCCTTCAAAAGCCCAAGCATGGGTTCAACAACATGTCCTGCCTTACCTTCCACATACCCGCATTACTTGTATCACTGTCGGTAATGAGGTTTTCACTGGCAATAATACTACTTTAATGGCCAATATTTTACCAGCAATGCAATCTGTATATCAAGTTCTTGTTTCTCTTGGATTGGACAAGCAAGTAAATGTCACTACTGCCCATTCCCTTGATATCTTGGGGAACTCTTATCCTCCATCGGCTAGTTCTTTTCGCCAGGATCTTGCAGTTTACATCCAACCCCTCCTAAATTTCCATTCGATGGCTAAGTCCCCATTTCTCATTAATGCCTATCCTTATTTTGCTTACAAGGCAGACCCTAGCAGTGTTTCGTTGGAGTATGTGCTCTTCCAACCCAATCCAGGAGTAATTGACCCAAATACAAAACTGAACTATGATAACATGCTTTATGCTCAGATCGATTCAGTGTATTCTGCTATTCAAGCTATGGGGCACACGGATATTGATGTGAGGATATCAGAGACAGGGTGGCCATCCAGAGGAGATCCTGATGAGGTAGGAGCCACCCCTGAATATGCTGCAATATATAATGGGAATTTGTTGCAGAGAATAGCGATGAACCAAGGCACGCCATTAAAACCATCTGCACCAGTTGATATATTTGTTTTCGCATTGTTTAACGAGGATTTAAAACCGGGACCAACCTCAGAAAGGAATTATGGGTTGTTTTATCCTGATGGCACCCCTGTTTATAATATTGGATTACGTGGATATCTTCCACCAATGTCATCATCTTCCAAGCTAATG GTCAATCTGAGTTCACTCTCAAATGTATATAGTTGCTGCCGAAACCTCCTTATTACGTTGAGCTTGGCGGTGCCGACTCCAATATGGTTCTAG
- the LOC109722704 gene encoding glucan endo-1,3-beta-glucosidase 14 isoform X2 gives MAETRTILSLLLLHLLSLLLLFLSDPSSQSLALTVGINYGQIANNLPSPGRVSWFLQSLNVSRVKLYDADQNVLSAFLNTNVEFIVGIGNENVATMTDPSKAQAWVQQHVLPYLPHTRITCITVGNEVFTGNNTTLMANILPAMQSVYQVLVSLGLDKQVNVTTAHSLDILGNSYPPSASSFRQDLAVYIQPLLNFHSMAKSPFLINAYPYFAYKADPSSVSLEYVLFQPNPGVIDPNTKLNYDNMLYAQIDSVYSAIQAMGHTDIDVRISETGWPSRGDPDEVGATPEYAAIYNGNLLQRIAMNQGTPLKPSAPVDIFVFALFNEDLKPGPTSERNYGLFYPDGTPVYNIGLRGYLPPMSSSSKLMAVPFLGLFVLVSTALILA, from the exons ATGGCGGAGACGCGTACcattctctccctcctcctcctccatctcctctctcttttactcctcttcctctcag ATCCATCAAGCCAATCACTTGCACTCACGGTTGGGATCAACTATGGGCAAATTGCTAACAATCTCCCTTCCCCAGGCAGAGTATCCTGGTTCCTTCAATCCCTCAACGTCAGCAGAGTAAAGCTCTATGATGCTGACCAGAATGTCTTAAGTGCCTTCCTCAATACTAATGTTGAATTCATAGTTGGAATCGGCAATGAGAATGTAGCAACGATGACTGACCCTTCAAAAGCCCAAGCATGGGTTCAACAACATGTCCTGCCTTACCTTCCACATACCCGCATTACTTGTATCACTGTCGGTAATGAGGTTTTCACTGGCAATAATACTACTTTAATGGCCAATATTTTACCAGCAATGCAATCTGTATATCAAGTTCTTGTTTCTCTTGGATTGGACAAGCAAGTAAATGTCACTACTGCCCATTCCCTTGATATCTTGGGGAACTCTTATCCTCCATCGGCTAGTTCTTTTCGCCAGGATCTTGCAGTTTACATCCAACCCCTCCTAAATTTCCATTCGATGGCTAAGTCCCCATTTCTCATTAATGCCTATCCTTATTTTGCTTACAAGGCAGACCCTAGCAGTGTTTCGTTGGAGTATGTGCTCTTCCAACCCAATCCAGGAGTAATTGACCCAAATACAAAACTGAACTATGATAACATGCTTTATGCTCAGATCGATTCAGTGTATTCTGCTATTCAAGCTATGGGGCACACGGATATTGATGTGAGGATATCAGAGACAGGGTGGCCATCCAGAGGAGATCCTGATGAGGTAGGAGCCACCCCTGAATATGCTGCAATATATAATGGGAATTTGTTGCAGAGAATAGCGATGAACCAAGGCACGCCATTAAAACCATCTGCACCAGTTGATATATTTGTTTTCGCATTGTTTAACGAGGATTTAAAACCGGGACCAACCTCAGAAAGGAATTATGGGTTGTTTTATCCTGATGGCACCCCTGTTTATAATATTGGATTACGTGGATATCTTCCACCAATGTCATCATCTTCCAAGCTAATG GCTGTTCCCTTCTTGGGCCTTTTTGTGTTGGTATCAACAGCTTTGATCTTAGCCTGA